From a single Columba livia isolate bColLiv1 breed racing homer chromosome 15, bColLiv1.pat.W.v2, whole genome shotgun sequence genomic region:
- the LOC102083672 gene encoding ankyrin repeat and fibronectin type-III domain-containing protein 1 isoform X11 codes for MSLGSADKKDFYQPKSSSPKMTQQMRDLQLAQARKPPGPSSPNAAKRLYRNLSGKFRVNYTSFDEGSLAGRSEKEKLRKSYLFQSNAALFEAVELQDLDRVQELLKQYSPEELDLNTPNSEGLLPLDIAIMTNNAPIAKALLQAGAKESPHFVSLESRSLHLSTLVREAEQRVNELTAQVVNEAPNTDCSEKEKQLRAWEWRYRLYKRMKAGFEHARVPDAPTNVHLSVASSSSVQVTFWEPLNVNSAVVTKYKVEWSCSPTFSPLLGEAVIDKLKNLHFTIRGLVSGTAYYVRVSAYNMKGWGPPQASMPPSAIPSNWREYDGRAPRRRGQAEALDHLLGQVKTVHQHCVCHEPCKNQPQSRKHSVSKSLKHLFHPGSKFLKTLKRGLYLTAIFYKDDNILVTHEDQIPVVEIDDTYSCLLMQDFLWFTKVSCMWDEILWLRQCVTVSQSSCSCILQTRFKMLLAISQMQGLLGIQDLGQVFFEPVKDKQGNILIVTLKEVKTNQTFESVRWVPICKLQTSRKSVSSPEEPTALDTLLISLQDKLAYHQHSSHALSPGLYLGYLKLCSAVDQIRVLVPEQLPNILCHVKIRSNPNISREEWEWLQKMASMEEPVPAEPEAETSQNHLFQELQVAIKELMTLVNIPLQEAKDFRLYSQEVLDFGGQVSFLLLLPPSDDVCTAPGQNNPYTPRSGFLTLPLQIFELVHFFTYDREFITQYCQVSALLELESLLSQQSLREAFSDAELSTAKQRHQQVQDYIQQMEEIWREMRWIMDALQHARYKQPSCGVSLSGFLSEAGPVMKEKTQSTSSHLDYLPSPAPSPETSRKINSDPHGLSDEEGSSEVFLATDSDYDSSRAQSPKELDLLSSSSGPECCSRRVARTLRDSAPDVLQTHELKTPVPPPPPPPEEPRPAPELYDSDFVLPSRQIELLRITEKRQAYCVRTSSLDFPKPHCQVARKSCPGSVDSSPTESRTTGHCGQLRLGTGLTPGPEHSQVGQGSETVFRTRSDEWTQSFQEQPEQPGCLADRGKKPGSVTLQVCPQYETGLSKETSVKLHITSQTSAGEVVKLVVLEMNNVSRSMLGGSTAFCYDEEQLEHFGLVFASNESEQWLPDDFLPLSLQATQPEGRFYVRIKETSPLVLQYGPATTV; via the exons GTCATCCTCGCCTAAAATGACACAGCAGATGCGGGACCTGCAGCTGGCGCAGGCCAGGAAGCCACCAGGCCCTTCCTCACCGAACGCGGCCAAGAGGCTCTACCGAAACCTGTCGGGGAAATTCCGCGTCAACTACACGTCCTTCGATGAGGGCAGCCTGGCAGGAAGGAGCGAGAAGGAGAAGCTCCGCAAGTCCTACCTG tTCCAGAGCAATGCTGCCCTCTTTGAGGCCGTGGAGCTGCAGGACCTAGACAGGGtccaggagctgctgaagcAGTACAGCCCTGAGGAACTGGACCTCAACACCCCCAACAGCGAGGGGCTGCTGCCGCTGGACATAGCCATCATGACCAACAATGCTCCCATCGCCAAGGCCCTGCTGCAGGCGGGAGCAAAGGAGAGCCCACACT TTGTGAGCCTGGAGAGCCGCTCACTGCACCTCTCCACGCTGGTGCGGGAAGCGGAGCAGCGTGTCAACGAGCTGACGGCACAGGTGGTGAATGAGGCGCCCAACACCGACTGCTCCgagaaggagaagcagctcagGGCCTGGGAGTGGCGATACCGGCTGTACAAGCGCATGAAGGCAGGGTTTGAGCATGCCC GAGTGCCAGATGCCCCCACCAATGTCCACCTCTCTGTGGCCAGCAGTTCCTCAGTGCAGGTGACCTTCTGGGAGCCTCTGAACGTCAACTCTGCTGTTGTCACCAAATACAAAG TGGAGTGGAGCTGCTCCCCCACCTTCTCGCCACTACTTGGGGAGGCTGTGATCGACAAGCTGAAGAACCTGCACTTCACCATCCGGGGACTGGTGTCG GGCACAGCTTACTACGTCCGGGTGTCCGCCTACAACATGAAGGGCTGGGGTCCCCCACAAGCTTCCATGCCCCCGTCTGCCATCCCTTCCA ACTGGCGGGAGTATGATGGTCGGGCCCCACGACGAAGGGGACAAGCTGAAGCTCTGGACCATCTGCTGGGCCAGGTGAAGACTGTCCACCAGCACTGCGTTTGCCATG AGCCCTGCAAGAACCAGCCCCAGAGCAGGAAACACTCAGTCTCCAAGAGCCTCAAGCACCTCTTCCACCCTGGCAGCAAGTTTCTCAAGACGCTGAAGCG GGGCCTCTACCTGACAGCCATCTTCTACAAGGACGACAACATCCTGGTGACCCATGAAGACCAGATCCCCGTGGTGGAGATCGATGACACCTACTCCTGCTTGCTCATGCAGGATTTTCTCTGGTTCACCAAG GTGTCGTGCATGTGGGACGAGATCCTGTGGCTGCGGCAGTGCGTTACCGTCTCCCAGTCGTCCTGCTCCTGCATCTTGCAGACACGCTTCAAGATGCTGCTGGCCATCTCACAAATGCAG GGGCTGCTGGGCATCCAGGACCTGGGGCAGGTCTTCTTCGAGCCTGTCAAAGACAAACAGGGCAACATCCTCATCGTCACCCTGAAGGAAGTGAAGACCAACCAGACCTTCGAGAGCGTCCGCTGGGTTCCCATCTGCAAACTGCAGACCAGCCGCAAGTCCGTGTCCTCCCCGGAGGAGCCCACCGCTCTGGACACGCTGCTGATCTCCCTCCAG GATAAGCTGGCTTACCATCAGCACAGCAGCCATGCCCTCTCCCCAGGCCTCTACCTGGGCTACTTGAAGCTTTGCAGTGCCGTGGATCAGATCCGAGTGCTGGTGCCGGAGCAGCTCCCCAACATCCTCTGTCACGTCAAGATTCGCTCCAACCCCAACATCTCCAG GGAGGAGTGGGAATGGCTGCAGAAGATGGCCAGCATGGAGGAGCCTGTTCCTGCAGAGCCAGAGGCTGAGACCTCCCAGAACCACTTGTTTCAGGAGCTCCAAGTGGCCATCAAGGAGCTAATGACTCTGGTCAACATCCCATTGCAAGAG GCCAAAGATTTCCGTCTGTACAGCCAAGAGGTGCTGGACTTTGGGGGGCAGGTCTCCTTCCTGCTGTTGCTGCCTCCATCAGATGACGTCTGCACCGCCCCAGGCCAGAACAACCCCTACACCCCTCGCTCCGGCTTCCTCACGCTGCCACTGCAGATCTTCGAGCTAG TCCACTTCTTCACGTATGATCGGGAGTTTATCACCCAGTACTGCCAGGTGTCAGCCCTCCTGGAGCTGGAGTCGCTCCTCTCTCAGCAGAGCCTCAGAGAGGCTTTCTCCGACGCTGAGCTCTCCACTGCAAAGCAGAGGCACCAGCAGGTCCAGGACTACATCCAG CAAATGGAGGAGATCTGGCGCGAGATGCGCTGGATTATGGATGCCCTGCAACACGCGCGGTACAAGCAGCCCTCCTGTGGGGTGTCTCTCAGTGGCTTCCTCAGTGAGGCTGGGCCTGTGATGAAGGAGAAAACCCAATCCACCTCATCCCACCTTGACTaccttccctccccagcaccctcgCCAGAGACCAGCCGCAAGATCAACTCCG ACCCACATGGGCTGTCAGATGAGGAGGGCTCCTCAGAGGTGTTCCTGGCCACCGACAGTGACTATGACTCCAGCAGAGCACAGAGCCCAAAGGAGCTCGACCTGCTGTCCTCTTCCTCGGGGCCTGagtgctgcagcaggagagtTGCCCGCACCCTTCGGGACAGCGCCCCAGATGTCTTGCAGACCCATGAGCTCAAGACTCCAGTACCACCtcccccaccaccaccagaGGAGCCCCGGCCAGCCCCTGAGCTCTACGACAGCGACTTCGTCCTGCCCAGCCGACAGATCGAGCTGCTGCGCATCACGGAGAAGCGGCAAGCGTACTGCGTCCGAACCAGCAGCCTGGACTTCCCCAAACCGCACTGCCAGGTGGCCAGAAAGTCCTGCCCCGGCTCTGTGGACAGCTCCCCAACAGAGAGCAGGACCACGGGCCACTGTGGCCAGCTCAGGCTGGGGACTGGCTTGACGCCCGGCCCCGAGCACAGCCAGGTTGGGCAAGGCTCGGAGACCGTCTTCCGAACGCGCTCGGATGAGTGGACTCAGAGCTTCCaggagcagccagagcagcctgggTGCTTGGCTGACCGAGGGAAGaagccaggctctgtcaccttGCAGGTCTGCCCTCAGTATGAAACCGGACTCTCCAAAGAGACCAGTGTCAAG CTGCACATCACCAGCCAGACGTCCGCTGGGGAGGTGGTGAAGCTGGTAGTGCTTGAGATGAACAACGTCTCCCGCAGTATGCTGGGTGGCTCGACTGCCTTCTGCTATGACGAGGAACAACTGGAGCACTTTGGACTGGTGTTTGCCTCCAACGAGAGTGAGCAGTGGCTTCCCGATGACTTCTTGCCTCTGTCCCTCCAAGCTACCCAGCCTGAGGGACGGTTCTACGTCCGGATCAAGGAGACGTCCCCTCTGGTGCTCCAGTACGGACCAGCCACCACTGTATGA
- the LOC102083672 gene encoding ankyrin repeat and fibronectin type-III domain-containing protein 1 isoform X10 → MCHPPPERPLCFGTVLPTCITCHGRIPCVNSLGSADKKDFYQPKSSSPKMTQQMRDLQLAQARKPPGPSSPNAAKRLYRNLSGKFRVNYTSFDEGSLAGRSEKEKLRKSYLFQSNAALFEAVELQDLDRVQELLKQYSPEELDLNTPNSEGLLPLDIAIMTNNAPIAKALLQAGAKESPHFVSLESRSLHLSTLVREAEQRVNELTAQVVNEAPNTDCSEKEKQLRAWEWRYRLYKRMKAGFEHARVPDAPTNVHLSVASSSSVQVTFWEPLNVNSAVVTKYKVEWSCSPTFSPLLGEAVIDKLKNLHFTIRGLVSGTAYYVRVSAYNMKGWGPPQASMPPSAIPSNWREYDGRAPRRRGQAEALDHLLGQVKTVHQHCVCHEPCKNQPQSRKHSVSKSLKHLFHPGSKFLKTLKRGLYLTAIFYKDDNILVTHEDQIPVVEIDDTYSCLLMQDFLWFTKVSCMWDEILWLRQCVTVSQSSCSCILQTRFKMLLAISQMQGLLGIQDLGQVFFEPVKDKQGNILIVTLKEVKTNQTFESVRWVPICKLQTSRKSVSSPEEPTALDTLLISLQDKLAYHQHSSHALSPGLYLGYLKLCSAVDQIRVLVPEQLPNILCHVKIRSNPNISREEWEWLQKMASMEEPVPAEPEAETSQNHLFQELQVAIKELMTLVNIPLQEAKDFRLYSQEVLDFGGQVSFLLLLPPSDDVCTAPGQNNPYTPRSGFLTLPLQIFELVHFFTYDREFITQYCQVSALLELESLLSQQSLREAFSDAELSTAKQRHQQVQDYIQQMEEIWREMRWIMDALQHARYKQPSCGVSLSGFLSEAGPVMKEKTQSTSSHLDYLPSPAPSPETSRKINSDPHGLSDEEGSSEVFLATDSDYDSSRAQSPKELDLLSSSSGPECCSRRVARTLRDSAPDVLQTHELKTPVPPPPPPPEEPRPAPELYDSDFVLPSRQIELLRITEKRQAYCVRTSSLDFPKPHCQVARKSCPGSVDSSPTESRTTGHCGQLRLGTGLTPGPEHSQVGQGSETVFRTRSDEWTQSFQEQPEQPGCLADRGKKPGSVTLQVCPQYETGLSKETSVKLHITSQTSAGEVVKLVVLEMNNVSRSMLGGSTAFCYDEEQLEHFGLVFASNESEQWLPDDFLPLSLQATQPEGRFYVRIKETSPLVLQYGPATTV, encoded by the exons GTCATCCTCGCCTAAAATGACACAGCAGATGCGGGACCTGCAGCTGGCGCAGGCCAGGAAGCCACCAGGCCCTTCCTCACCGAACGCGGCCAAGAGGCTCTACCGAAACCTGTCGGGGAAATTCCGCGTCAACTACACGTCCTTCGATGAGGGCAGCCTGGCAGGAAGGAGCGAGAAGGAGAAGCTCCGCAAGTCCTACCTG tTCCAGAGCAATGCTGCCCTCTTTGAGGCCGTGGAGCTGCAGGACCTAGACAGGGtccaggagctgctgaagcAGTACAGCCCTGAGGAACTGGACCTCAACACCCCCAACAGCGAGGGGCTGCTGCCGCTGGACATAGCCATCATGACCAACAATGCTCCCATCGCCAAGGCCCTGCTGCAGGCGGGAGCAAAGGAGAGCCCACACT TTGTGAGCCTGGAGAGCCGCTCACTGCACCTCTCCACGCTGGTGCGGGAAGCGGAGCAGCGTGTCAACGAGCTGACGGCACAGGTGGTGAATGAGGCGCCCAACACCGACTGCTCCgagaaggagaagcagctcagGGCCTGGGAGTGGCGATACCGGCTGTACAAGCGCATGAAGGCAGGGTTTGAGCATGCCC GAGTGCCAGATGCCCCCACCAATGTCCACCTCTCTGTGGCCAGCAGTTCCTCAGTGCAGGTGACCTTCTGGGAGCCTCTGAACGTCAACTCTGCTGTTGTCACCAAATACAAAG TGGAGTGGAGCTGCTCCCCCACCTTCTCGCCACTACTTGGGGAGGCTGTGATCGACAAGCTGAAGAACCTGCACTTCACCATCCGGGGACTGGTGTCG GGCACAGCTTACTACGTCCGGGTGTCCGCCTACAACATGAAGGGCTGGGGTCCCCCACAAGCTTCCATGCCCCCGTCTGCCATCCCTTCCA ACTGGCGGGAGTATGATGGTCGGGCCCCACGACGAAGGGGACAAGCTGAAGCTCTGGACCATCTGCTGGGCCAGGTGAAGACTGTCCACCAGCACTGCGTTTGCCATG AGCCCTGCAAGAACCAGCCCCAGAGCAGGAAACACTCAGTCTCCAAGAGCCTCAAGCACCTCTTCCACCCTGGCAGCAAGTTTCTCAAGACGCTGAAGCG GGGCCTCTACCTGACAGCCATCTTCTACAAGGACGACAACATCCTGGTGACCCATGAAGACCAGATCCCCGTGGTGGAGATCGATGACACCTACTCCTGCTTGCTCATGCAGGATTTTCTCTGGTTCACCAAG GTGTCGTGCATGTGGGACGAGATCCTGTGGCTGCGGCAGTGCGTTACCGTCTCCCAGTCGTCCTGCTCCTGCATCTTGCAGACACGCTTCAAGATGCTGCTGGCCATCTCACAAATGCAG GGGCTGCTGGGCATCCAGGACCTGGGGCAGGTCTTCTTCGAGCCTGTCAAAGACAAACAGGGCAACATCCTCATCGTCACCCTGAAGGAAGTGAAGACCAACCAGACCTTCGAGAGCGTCCGCTGGGTTCCCATCTGCAAACTGCAGACCAGCCGCAAGTCCGTGTCCTCCCCGGAGGAGCCCACCGCTCTGGACACGCTGCTGATCTCCCTCCAG GATAAGCTGGCTTACCATCAGCACAGCAGCCATGCCCTCTCCCCAGGCCTCTACCTGGGCTACTTGAAGCTTTGCAGTGCCGTGGATCAGATCCGAGTGCTGGTGCCGGAGCAGCTCCCCAACATCCTCTGTCACGTCAAGATTCGCTCCAACCCCAACATCTCCAG GGAGGAGTGGGAATGGCTGCAGAAGATGGCCAGCATGGAGGAGCCTGTTCCTGCAGAGCCAGAGGCTGAGACCTCCCAGAACCACTTGTTTCAGGAGCTCCAAGTGGCCATCAAGGAGCTAATGACTCTGGTCAACATCCCATTGCAAGAG GCCAAAGATTTCCGTCTGTACAGCCAAGAGGTGCTGGACTTTGGGGGGCAGGTCTCCTTCCTGCTGTTGCTGCCTCCATCAGATGACGTCTGCACCGCCCCAGGCCAGAACAACCCCTACACCCCTCGCTCCGGCTTCCTCACGCTGCCACTGCAGATCTTCGAGCTAG TCCACTTCTTCACGTATGATCGGGAGTTTATCACCCAGTACTGCCAGGTGTCAGCCCTCCTGGAGCTGGAGTCGCTCCTCTCTCAGCAGAGCCTCAGAGAGGCTTTCTCCGACGCTGAGCTCTCCACTGCAAAGCAGAGGCACCAGCAGGTCCAGGACTACATCCAG CAAATGGAGGAGATCTGGCGCGAGATGCGCTGGATTATGGATGCCCTGCAACACGCGCGGTACAAGCAGCCCTCCTGTGGGGTGTCTCTCAGTGGCTTCCTCAGTGAGGCTGGGCCTGTGATGAAGGAGAAAACCCAATCCACCTCATCCCACCTTGACTaccttccctccccagcaccctcgCCAGAGACCAGCCGCAAGATCAACTCCG ACCCACATGGGCTGTCAGATGAGGAGGGCTCCTCAGAGGTGTTCCTGGCCACCGACAGTGACTATGACTCCAGCAGAGCACAGAGCCCAAAGGAGCTCGACCTGCTGTCCTCTTCCTCGGGGCCTGagtgctgcagcaggagagtTGCCCGCACCCTTCGGGACAGCGCCCCAGATGTCTTGCAGACCCATGAGCTCAAGACTCCAGTACCACCtcccccaccaccaccagaGGAGCCCCGGCCAGCCCCTGAGCTCTACGACAGCGACTTCGTCCTGCCCAGCCGACAGATCGAGCTGCTGCGCATCACGGAGAAGCGGCAAGCGTACTGCGTCCGAACCAGCAGCCTGGACTTCCCCAAACCGCACTGCCAGGTGGCCAGAAAGTCCTGCCCCGGCTCTGTGGACAGCTCCCCAACAGAGAGCAGGACCACGGGCCACTGTGGCCAGCTCAGGCTGGGGACTGGCTTGACGCCCGGCCCCGAGCACAGCCAGGTTGGGCAAGGCTCGGAGACCGTCTTCCGAACGCGCTCGGATGAGTGGACTCAGAGCTTCCaggagcagccagagcagcctgggTGCTTGGCTGACCGAGGGAAGaagccaggctctgtcaccttGCAGGTCTGCCCTCAGTATGAAACCGGACTCTCCAAAGAGACCAGTGTCAAG CTGCACATCACCAGCCAGACGTCCGCTGGGGAGGTGGTGAAGCTGGTAGTGCTTGAGATGAACAACGTCTCCCGCAGTATGCTGGGTGGCTCGACTGCCTTCTGCTATGACGAGGAACAACTGGAGCACTTTGGACTGGTGTTTGCCTCCAACGAGAGTGAGCAGTGGCTTCCCGATGACTTCTTGCCTCTGTCCCTCCAAGCTACCCAGCCTGAGGGACGGTTCTACGTCCGGATCAAGGAGACGTCCCCTCTGGTGCTCCAGTACGGACCAGCCACCACTGTATGA
- the LOC102083672 gene encoding ankyrin repeat and fibronectin type-III domain-containing protein 1 isoform X12, with the protein MDVSVLPSSSPKMTQQMRDLQLAQARKPPGPSSPNAAKRLYRNLSGKFRVNYTSFDEGSLAGRSEKEKLRKSYLFQSNAALFEAVELQDLDRVQELLKQYSPEELDLNTPNSEGLLPLDIAIMTNNAPIAKALLQAGAKESPHFVSLESRSLHLSTLVREAEQRVNELTAQVVNEAPNTDCSEKEKQLRAWEWRYRLYKRMKAGFEHARVPDAPTNVHLSVASSSSVQVTFWEPLNVNSAVVTKYKVEWSCSPTFSPLLGEAVIDKLKNLHFTIRGLVSGTAYYVRVSAYNMKGWGPPQASMPPSAIPSNWREYDGRAPRRRGQAEALDHLLGQVKTVHQHCVCHEPCKNQPQSRKHSVSKSLKHLFHPGSKFLKTLKRGLYLTAIFYKDDNILVTHEDQIPVVEIDDTYSCLLMQDFLWFTKVSCMWDEILWLRQCVTVSQSSCSCILQTRFKMLLAISQMQGLLGIQDLGQVFFEPVKDKQGNILIVTLKEVKTNQTFESVRWVPICKLQTSRKSVSSPEEPTALDTLLISLQDKLAYHQHSSHALSPGLYLGYLKLCSAVDQIRVLVPEQLPNILCHVKIRSNPNISREEWEWLQKMASMEEPVPAEPEAETSQNHLFQELQVAIKELMTLVNIPLQEAKDFRLYSQEVLDFGGQVSFLLLLPPSDDVCTAPGQNNPYTPRSGFLTLPLQIFELVHFFTYDREFITQYCQVSALLELESLLSQQSLREAFSDAELSTAKQRHQQVQDYIQQMEEIWREMRWIMDALQHARYKQPSCGVSLSGFLSEAGPVMKEKTQSTSSHLDYLPSPAPSPETSRKINSDPHGLSDEEGSSEVFLATDSDYDSSRAQSPKELDLLSSSSGPECCSRRVARTLRDSAPDVLQTHELKTPVPPPPPPPEEPRPAPELYDSDFVLPSRQIELLRITEKRQAYCVRTSSLDFPKPHCQVARKSCPGSVDSSPTESRTTGHCGQLRLGTGLTPGPEHSQVGQGSETVFRTRSDEWTQSFQEQPEQPGCLADRGKKPGSVTLQVCPQYETGLSKETSVKLHITSQTSAGEVVKLVVLEMNNVSRSMLGGSTAFCYDEEQLEHFGLVFASNESEQWLPDDFLPLSLQATQPEGRFYVRIKETSPLVLQYGPATTV; encoded by the exons ATGGATGTCTCAGTCTTACC GTCATCCTCGCCTAAAATGACACAGCAGATGCGGGACCTGCAGCTGGCGCAGGCCAGGAAGCCACCAGGCCCTTCCTCACCGAACGCGGCCAAGAGGCTCTACCGAAACCTGTCGGGGAAATTCCGCGTCAACTACACGTCCTTCGATGAGGGCAGCCTGGCAGGAAGGAGCGAGAAGGAGAAGCTCCGCAAGTCCTACCTG tTCCAGAGCAATGCTGCCCTCTTTGAGGCCGTGGAGCTGCAGGACCTAGACAGGGtccaggagctgctgaagcAGTACAGCCCTGAGGAACTGGACCTCAACACCCCCAACAGCGAGGGGCTGCTGCCGCTGGACATAGCCATCATGACCAACAATGCTCCCATCGCCAAGGCCCTGCTGCAGGCGGGAGCAAAGGAGAGCCCACACT TTGTGAGCCTGGAGAGCCGCTCACTGCACCTCTCCACGCTGGTGCGGGAAGCGGAGCAGCGTGTCAACGAGCTGACGGCACAGGTGGTGAATGAGGCGCCCAACACCGACTGCTCCgagaaggagaagcagctcagGGCCTGGGAGTGGCGATACCGGCTGTACAAGCGCATGAAGGCAGGGTTTGAGCATGCCC GAGTGCCAGATGCCCCCACCAATGTCCACCTCTCTGTGGCCAGCAGTTCCTCAGTGCAGGTGACCTTCTGGGAGCCTCTGAACGTCAACTCTGCTGTTGTCACCAAATACAAAG TGGAGTGGAGCTGCTCCCCCACCTTCTCGCCACTACTTGGGGAGGCTGTGATCGACAAGCTGAAGAACCTGCACTTCACCATCCGGGGACTGGTGTCG GGCACAGCTTACTACGTCCGGGTGTCCGCCTACAACATGAAGGGCTGGGGTCCCCCACAAGCTTCCATGCCCCCGTCTGCCATCCCTTCCA ACTGGCGGGAGTATGATGGTCGGGCCCCACGACGAAGGGGACAAGCTGAAGCTCTGGACCATCTGCTGGGCCAGGTGAAGACTGTCCACCAGCACTGCGTTTGCCATG AGCCCTGCAAGAACCAGCCCCAGAGCAGGAAACACTCAGTCTCCAAGAGCCTCAAGCACCTCTTCCACCCTGGCAGCAAGTTTCTCAAGACGCTGAAGCG GGGCCTCTACCTGACAGCCATCTTCTACAAGGACGACAACATCCTGGTGACCCATGAAGACCAGATCCCCGTGGTGGAGATCGATGACACCTACTCCTGCTTGCTCATGCAGGATTTTCTCTGGTTCACCAAG GTGTCGTGCATGTGGGACGAGATCCTGTGGCTGCGGCAGTGCGTTACCGTCTCCCAGTCGTCCTGCTCCTGCATCTTGCAGACACGCTTCAAGATGCTGCTGGCCATCTCACAAATGCAG GGGCTGCTGGGCATCCAGGACCTGGGGCAGGTCTTCTTCGAGCCTGTCAAAGACAAACAGGGCAACATCCTCATCGTCACCCTGAAGGAAGTGAAGACCAACCAGACCTTCGAGAGCGTCCGCTGGGTTCCCATCTGCAAACTGCAGACCAGCCGCAAGTCCGTGTCCTCCCCGGAGGAGCCCACCGCTCTGGACACGCTGCTGATCTCCCTCCAG GATAAGCTGGCTTACCATCAGCACAGCAGCCATGCCCTCTCCCCAGGCCTCTACCTGGGCTACTTGAAGCTTTGCAGTGCCGTGGATCAGATCCGAGTGCTGGTGCCGGAGCAGCTCCCCAACATCCTCTGTCACGTCAAGATTCGCTCCAACCCCAACATCTCCAG GGAGGAGTGGGAATGGCTGCAGAAGATGGCCAGCATGGAGGAGCCTGTTCCTGCAGAGCCAGAGGCTGAGACCTCCCAGAACCACTTGTTTCAGGAGCTCCAAGTGGCCATCAAGGAGCTAATGACTCTGGTCAACATCCCATTGCAAGAG GCCAAAGATTTCCGTCTGTACAGCCAAGAGGTGCTGGACTTTGGGGGGCAGGTCTCCTTCCTGCTGTTGCTGCCTCCATCAGATGACGTCTGCACCGCCCCAGGCCAGAACAACCCCTACACCCCTCGCTCCGGCTTCCTCACGCTGCCACTGCAGATCTTCGAGCTAG TCCACTTCTTCACGTATGATCGGGAGTTTATCACCCAGTACTGCCAGGTGTCAGCCCTCCTGGAGCTGGAGTCGCTCCTCTCTCAGCAGAGCCTCAGAGAGGCTTTCTCCGACGCTGAGCTCTCCACTGCAAAGCAGAGGCACCAGCAGGTCCAGGACTACATCCAG CAAATGGAGGAGATCTGGCGCGAGATGCGCTGGATTATGGATGCCCTGCAACACGCGCGGTACAAGCAGCCCTCCTGTGGGGTGTCTCTCAGTGGCTTCCTCAGTGAGGCTGGGCCTGTGATGAAGGAGAAAACCCAATCCACCTCATCCCACCTTGACTaccttccctccccagcaccctcgCCAGAGACCAGCCGCAAGATCAACTCCG ACCCACATGGGCTGTCAGATGAGGAGGGCTCCTCAGAGGTGTTCCTGGCCACCGACAGTGACTATGACTCCAGCAGAGCACAGAGCCCAAAGGAGCTCGACCTGCTGTCCTCTTCCTCGGGGCCTGagtgctgcagcaggagagtTGCCCGCACCCTTCGGGACAGCGCCCCAGATGTCTTGCAGACCCATGAGCTCAAGACTCCAGTACCACCtcccccaccaccaccagaGGAGCCCCGGCCAGCCCCTGAGCTCTACGACAGCGACTTCGTCCTGCCCAGCCGACAGATCGAGCTGCTGCGCATCACGGAGAAGCGGCAAGCGTACTGCGTCCGAACCAGCAGCCTGGACTTCCCCAAACCGCACTGCCAGGTGGCCAGAAAGTCCTGCCCCGGCTCTGTGGACAGCTCCCCAACAGAGAGCAGGACCACGGGCCACTGTGGCCAGCTCAGGCTGGGGACTGGCTTGACGCCCGGCCCCGAGCACAGCCAGGTTGGGCAAGGCTCGGAGACCGTCTTCCGAACGCGCTCGGATGAGTGGACTCAGAGCTTCCaggagcagccagagcagcctgggTGCTTGGCTGACCGAGGGAAGaagccaggctctgtcaccttGCAGGTCTGCCCTCAGTATGAAACCGGACTCTCCAAAGAGACCAGTGTCAAG CTGCACATCACCAGCCAGACGTCCGCTGGGGAGGTGGTGAAGCTGGTAGTGCTTGAGATGAACAACGTCTCCCGCAGTATGCTGGGTGGCTCGACTGCCTTCTGCTATGACGAGGAACAACTGGAGCACTTTGGACTGGTGTTTGCCTCCAACGAGAGTGAGCAGTGGCTTCCCGATGACTTCTTGCCTCTGTCCCTCCAAGCTACCCAGCCTGAGGGACGGTTCTACGTCCGGATCAAGGAGACGTCCCCTCTGGTGCTCCAGTACGGACCAGCCACCACTGTATGA